One genomic region from uncultured Fretibacterium sp. encodes:
- a CDS encoding DUF4276 family protein produces the protein MVTVRLYVEGGGDSSTLKTECRRAFSELLRKAGCAGKMPRIVACGSRENAYDSFRTSVKNGERALLLVDSESPVDASYMGELPSRWRPWRHLAEYEGDGWEKPEGTDDIHCHLMVECMENWLLSDSEALKAVFGKNFREDDLPNPRDAERVSKSDAQKRLRQATANCPGGPYGKGKHSFKILAKLSSDKLERSCRWAKRFFDFFRESEGNT, from the coding sequence ATGGTGACCGTTCGGCTGTATGTCGAGGGGGGCGGAGACTCCAGCACCCTGAAGACGGAGTGCCGTCGCGCCTTCTCCGAGCTATTGCGAAAGGCGGGGTGCGCTGGAAAGATGCCGCGTATCGTAGCCTGTGGAAGCAGGGAGAATGCCTACGATTCGTTCCGAACTTCGGTCAAAAACGGAGAGAGAGCCTTGCTGCTGGTGGACAGCGAATCTCCTGTGGATGCGTCGTATATGGGGGAGCTTCCTTCAAGATGGCGTCCCTGGAGGCATTTGGCAGAATACGAGGGCGACGGCTGGGAGAAACCGGAGGGGACGGACGACATCCATTGTCACTTAATGGTGGAATGTATGGAAAATTGGCTGCTATCGGATTCCGAAGCCCTGAAAGCTGTTTTTGGAAAGAACTTTCGTGAGGATGATTTGCCGAATCCTCGCGATGCGGAGCGGGTCTCCAAAAGCGACGCACAGAAAAGGCTGAGGCAGGCGACGGCGAATTGTCCGGGCGGCCCTTACGGGAAGGGGAAACACTCCTTTAAGATCCTGGCAAAGCTGTCATCGGATAAGCTGGAGAGAAGCTGCCGC
- a CDS encoding AAA family ATPase — translation MTIRSIALKNFLSFGPMAEPLELRSLNVVIGPNGSGKSNLMEAFELLRSAPLQLVAPIREGGGVEEWIWKGGDAQSRPAASVEVLVDYPPYERSLRYRLAFSSVGQRFEIDDEVLENECCDDPQRHPQPFFYYRFNGGRPLLSVSGLEDRRELRKEEIDLERSILAQRRDPDHYPELTWLADRLGAMRLYRDWNFGRYTPPRLPQRADGPNRYLEPDAGNLALVLSRFSEDLSVKKLLLDWLRRLYEGIEDFYVSIAGGTVQVFFREWGRPIPATRLSDGTLRYLCLLAILLNPEVPPFVCIEEPELGLHPDMLPDVAELLRMASNKTQILVTTHSSALVDALSDTPDSIVVAERLEGTTALQRLEKEKLALWLEKYSLGELWIRGEIGGMRW, via the coding sequence ATGACGATCCGATCAATAGCTCTGAAAAATTTTTTGAGCTTCGGGCCTATGGCGGAGCCTCTCGAGCTGCGTTCGCTCAACGTGGTGATCGGCCCGAATGGCTCCGGCAAGTCCAATCTGATGGAGGCCTTTGAGCTGCTGCGCAGCGCCCCTTTGCAGCTGGTTGCGCCCATCCGTGAAGGGGGAGGGGTTGAGGAATGGATCTGGAAGGGCGGAGATGCCCAATCCCGCCCCGCGGCCTCCGTGGAAGTGCTGGTCGATTATCCCCCCTACGAACGTTCGCTCCGTTACCGTTTGGCTTTTTCCTCCGTCGGGCAGCGGTTCGAGATCGACGACGAAGTCCTCGAGAACGAATGCTGCGATGATCCGCAGCGTCATCCTCAGCCCTTCTTTTATTATCGTTTCAACGGGGGGCGACCGCTACTGAGTGTGTCGGGGTTGGAAGATCGAAGAGAGCTGCGCAAGGAGGAAATCGACCTCGAGAGATCCATCCTGGCTCAACGCCGGGACCCCGATCACTACCCCGAGCTGACGTGGCTGGCCGATCGGCTGGGAGCCATGCGGCTCTATCGGGATTGGAATTTTGGACGCTATACGCCGCCCCGCCTCCCTCAGAGGGCGGATGGGCCCAATCGGTATCTGGAGCCGGATGCCGGAAACCTGGCTTTGGTCCTGAGCCGGTTTTCCGAGGACCTGTCCGTCAAAAAACTTCTTTTGGATTGGCTTCGGAGACTTTACGAGGGGATAGAAGATTTTTATGTGTCGATAGCGGGGGGAACGGTTCAGGTTTTCTTCCGGGAGTGGGGGCGCCCCATACCCGCGACTCGATTATCGGACGGAACGCTTCGCTATCTGTGCCTGCTCGCGATTCTCCTGAACCCCGAGGTCCCTCCCTTCGTCTGTATTGAGGAACCGGAATTGGGCCTGCATCCCGATATGCTGCCGGACGTCGCAGAGTTACTGCGTATGGCTTCCAACAAAACGCAAATTTTGGTGACGACGCACTCCAGCGCTTTGGTCGACGCGCTGAGCGATACGCCCGATTCGATTGTGGTCGCCGAGAGGCTTGAGGGGACGACGGCCCTGCAGCGCCTTGAGAAGGAAAAGCTTGCATTATGGCTTGAAAAATACAGTCTGGGAGAGCTCTGGATTCGGGGCGAGATCGGAGGGATGAGATGGTGA